The Candidatus Falkowbacteria bacterium genome includes the window AATTCTGTATGCGGATACTTTTTCCAAAGCAAATCAAAGTTTGGCTTTTTCGCCAACTCAATTGCATTGCCTTTGCTTTTTGGTGCAATTCCCCATCCATCTAGAATTAATAATACTACAGGTCCCATAGAATAATCTTACATTTGTGAATCAAAACCACTGATGGTATTAATAAAATCTTCTTCAATTTGTTCAGCAGCTTCCGGATTCGTCTTTTTTAGTTCATCAATCGCCCTGTGTCTGGCACTTTCTGATGCTCTCAAAGCTTCTTTTAACATCGTCATTTTTTCCATCACCAAGGCTTTAGCTTTTTCAACTAAAACATCTAAAGTAACTCCCTCTTTTCCTTCAACTGTTCTTGGTATTTCCATCTCTGTATTCATATTTTTTTTGGAACTTATTAATTATTTTAAGTCTAATTCAATCGACATTAAACGATTATACTTAGCCACTCGCTCACTGCGAGACAAAGATCCGGTTTTGATAAAATCTGCATTAACCGCAACTGCCAAATCAGCAATAAAGGTATCACAAGTTTCACCTGATCGATGTGAAATGCTAACTTTATACTTATGTTTTTTTGCTAAGTAAATTGCATTAATGGTCTCTGTTAAACTACCAATCTGATTTAGCTTGATTAAAATCCCATTACCAACTCCCATATCTATCCCCTTTTGCAGACGTTCAACATTTGTAACAAACAAATCATCGCCAATTAAAGTTACTTGAGAACCAATAAAACCAGTTGCTTTCATCCAGTTAATCCAATCATCCTCATCTAATGGATCTTCAAGTGAGATTATTGGATATTTTTTCAACCATTTATCAAGAGTTTTTATAACTTCATCTGCTGAAACTTTTTTCTTTCCGGATTTATCATTCAATGAATAATTTCCGGATTTTTTATCATAATATTCAGACAAGGCCAAATCAGATGCTAGAAACGCATCCTTTCCAGGTTTATATCCTGCTTTTTTAATTGCTTTTATAATAAATTCAAAAGCCTCTTCATTTGATTTTAAATTAGGCGCGAACCCACCTTCATCACCAACCAACGTTTGGTAACCTGCGTCTTTTAATAACTTTTTAAGAGAATGGAAAACTTCTGCACCAATTCGAACTCGCTTTGCAAAAGAAGGCGCCTTTGGCACAACCATAAACTCCTGAACTGTGACTGAATTATCAGCATGTTTTCCGCCGTTGATAATATTCATGGTTGGCAATGGCATCTTCCATCCCTTTTCTTTCAGCTTGTAAGTTTCTCGAATATAACGATAAAGTGGTTTTTTCTTTGCTCTAGCGCCTGCTCGAGCGCACGCTAAAGAGACAGCTAAAATTGCATTAGCACCAAGTTTTGCTTTGTTCGGTGTACCATCAAGATCAAGCATCAACTGATCAATCTTTTTCTGTAGAGTAACATTGATACCTTTTAACTTAGGTGCGATTTTTCTATTTACATTGTTAACAGCTTTTAATACGCCCTTCCCGTTGTATCTTTTTTTGTCACCATCTCTTAATTCTAATGCTTCATGAATTCCAGTAGAAGCTCCGGATGGGACAAAGGCCCTAGCTTTTATCCCGTTAGTTAATTCTACCTGTGCTAACACAGTTGGATTACCACGAGAGTCCAAAATTTCACGAGCAAAAACTTTTTTGATTTTCATAATATTATTTTAATAATGATTTAACACCTGGTAAATTTTTTCCAGCTAAAAACTCTAACATGGCCCCACCGCCAGTAGAAATGAAGTCATAATACCGACCCATTCCTGACATTTCAATTGCCAAGGTTGTTTCGCCACCTCCAGCAATACCAATATTTTTTCCCGATGACCGTGCACCAATTAATTTAGCTAATGCTATAGTGCCATGACTAAATTTTTTATTTTCCAGCAAGCCCATTGGACCGCCCCACACAATAGTTCTGGCTTCACGAATATGTTTTGAAAATAATTTAATTGTTTCAGGTCCAATATCTAAAATCATTTCATTTCTATTGCATAAATTCTTATCTTTTCCGATTTTCTTGACAACAATTTTTCGCATTGATTTATCAGAAATAATAACATCTTTTGGTAATAATATTTTTCTTGAATTCAACATTTTTTTTGCTTTTGATATTTTTGACACTTCAACCAAAGAATCTCCAATTTTGAAACCTTTCGCTAACAAAAATGTATTTGCCACACCTCCGGCCACCATAACTTTCGAATAAGTTTTTAGAAAGTTTTCTACTACATCAAACTTTGTTTTTACTTTTGCTCCGCCAATCAAAGCAACTGCCGGCTTTTTCGGATTCAATGCCTTACTTAAATACTTTACTTCATTCTCAAAATTCAATCCCGCGTAACTTGGTAAAAACTTAGTGATTCCAACAGTAGAAGCAGTTTTGCGATGACTAACAGCAAACGCCTCGTTTACAAAAACATCACCAAGTTTTGCCAATTCCTTCGCAAGCACTAAGTTATTTTCATCTTCTCTTTTATCGTAGCGAACATTTTCAAGTAACAACACTGTGGCAGTCCCAGACTTGAATTTGACATCAACACCTTTTAACTGCTTTTTCAAAACCTTGTAAACTGGCTCCAAACTTAGACTTTTCACACGTCGACCTTCAGGTCTTCCAAAATGAGAGATCAAAACTATTTTACATTTTTGCTTTATTAAATATTTAATAGTAGGTAAAGCTCTCTCAATCTTAAAATCATCCTGGACCTTGCCTTTAATTATTGGGACATTAAAATCTACACGA containing:
- the eno gene encoding phosphopyruvate hydratase, translating into MKIKKVFAREILDSRGNPTVLAQVELTNGIKARAFVPSGASTGIHEALELRDGDKKRYNGKGVLKAVNNVNRKIAPKLKGINVTLQKKIDQLMLDLDGTPNKAKLGANAILAVSLACARAGARAKKKPLYRYIRETYKLKEKGWKMPLPTMNIINGGKHADNSVTVQEFMVVPKAPSFAKRVRIGAEVFHSLKKLLKDAGYQTLVGDEGGFAPNLKSNEEAFEFIIKAIKKAGYKPGKDAFLASDLALSEYYDKKSGNYSLNDKSGKKKVSADEVIKTLDKWLKKYPIISLEDPLDEDDWINWMKATGFIGSQVTLIGDDLFVTNVERLQKGIDMGVGNGILIKLNQIGSLTETINAIYLAKKHKYKVSISHRSGETCDTFIADLAVAVNADFIKTGSLSRSERVAKYNRLMSIELDLK
- a CDS encoding phosphoglycerate kinase, encoding MKLKSIKNKVRRMPEEDLKNKRIVLRVDFNVPIIKGKVQDDFKIERALPTIKYLIKQKCKIVLISHFGRPEGRRVKSLSLEPVYKVLKKQLKGVDVKFKSGTATVLLLENVRYDKREDENNLVLAKELAKLGDVFVNEAFAVSHRKTASTVGITKFLPSYAGLNFENEVKYLSKALNPKKPAVALIGGAKVKTKFDVVENFLKTYSKVMVAGGVANTFLLAKGFKIGDSLVEVSKISKAKKMLNSRKILLPKDVIISDKSMRKIVVKKIGKDKNLCNRNEMILDIGPETIKLFSKHIREARTIVWGGPMGLLENKKFSHGTIALAKLIGARSSGKNIGIAGGGETTLAIEMSGMGRYYDFISTGGGAMLEFLAGKNLPGVKSLLK